A single window of Salvelinus namaycush isolate Seneca chromosome 11, SaNama_1.0, whole genome shotgun sequence DNA harbors:
- the LOC120055751 gene encoding beta-1,3-galactosyltransferase 2-like, whose translation MQWRRRHCYTHVAGLLSLLLLLIILGHQDWLPGLSGTTWQREHPVAYTERGLHSTKEKGNHSSSQILLVPPAPPERNSNLSSTQDSSFPQRITGLENSMAANASLSGEVGLRGLLTSEPYPYIINEPDKCREGNPEPFLVLLITTEAQQVEARETIRQTWGNESMVPGLSFVRLFLLGVKEGRVGHLQQSSLEAESRRHRDIIQQDYMDTYNNLTIKTLMGMHWVSAHCPGANYVMKTDSDMFVNTEYLVHKLLRPEMQPKRDYITGYLMRGFAPNRNKNSKWYMSPELYPSEVYPTFCSGTGYVFSGDLAGKIYRASLSIRRLHLEDVYVGICLAKLRIEPTPPPNEFLFNHWRVSYSSCKYSHLITSHQFHPNELLKYWHHLQSNKHNACINTSKDKVGRFRQRKLQGVQPIW comes from the coding sequence ATGCAGTGGAGGAGGCGCCACTGCTACACGCACGTCGCTGGCCTACTGTCTCTCCTCTTGCTCCTGATCATCCTGGGCCATCAAGACTGGCTGCCGGGCCTCAGTGGGACAACATGGCAGAGGGAGCACCCAGTGGCTTACACCGAAAGAGGACTACACTCTACCAAAGAAAAAGGGAATCACAGCTCATCACAGATTCTACTGGTTCCCCCTGCGCCTCCGGAAAGAAATTCCAACCTCAGTTCCACCCAGGACTCCTCCTTTCCACAGCGGATTACGGGACTGGAGAACTCAATGGCTGCTAATGCTAGCTTGAGTGGAGAAGTCGGGCTAAGGGGCCTGCTGACCTCAGAGCCATACCCTTACATCATCAATGAGCCCGACAAGTGCCGGGAGGGCAACCCAGAGCCCTTCCTGGTGCTGCTGATAACCACGGAGGCCCAGCAGGTGGAGGCCAGGGAGACCATTCGGCAGACCTGGGGGAACGAGAGCATGGTCCCAGGCCTCAGCTTTGTTCGGCTCTTCCTGCTGGGCGTAAAGGAGGGCAGGGTGGGCCACCTGCAGCAGAGCAGCCTGGAGGCCGAGAGCCGGAGGCACCGTGACATCATCCAGCAGGATTACATGGACacttacaacaacctgactattAAAACCCTGATGGGCATGCACTGGGTGTCTGCGCACTGCCCGGGCGCCAACTATGTCATGAAGACAGACAGTGACATGTTTGTCAACACAGAGTATCTCGTGCACAAGCTGCTCCGGCCAGAGATGCAGCCGAAACGGGACTACATTACGGGCTACCTGATGAGGGGCTTTGCACCCAACAGGAACAAGAATAGCAAGTGGTACATGTCGCCCGAGCTGTACCCCAGCGAGGTGTACCCTACTTTCTGCTCAGGAACGGGCTATGTGTTCTCAGGGGACCTGGCTGGAAAGATCTACAGGGCCTCCCTGAGCATCCGCAGGCTGCATCTGGAGGACGTTTACGTGGGCATCTGCCTGGCCAAGCTGCGGATCGAACCCACGCCGCCGCCTAATGAGTTCCTGTTCAACCACTGGCGGGTGTCCTACTCCAGCTGCAAGTATAGCCACCTCATAACCTCCCACCAGTTTCACCCCAACGAACTGCTCAAGTACTGGCACCACCTGCAGAGCAACAAGCACAACGCCTGCATCAACACATCCAAAGACAAGGTGGGCAGGTTTCGCCAGAGGAAACTGCAGGGGGTACAGCCTATTTGGTGA